A portion of the Oxynema aestuarii AP17 genome contains these proteins:
- a CDS encoding ATP-binding protein: MASIEQVIQRETNPFDAETFWSGNFWQEKQNPTFTVESIHQEAVEAIDQLIHLIAQDRRTRTILLEGETGSGKTYLLGRLKRFLNHKAFFVYVEPFTASEYIWRHILRYTVDSLLEVPEGEEDSQLLIWLKGLSHFEHRSILDLIRGDRQLFIRHLRDTYSTGIYNANEFFGVLYDLTNPKLSRLACEWLRGDDLDEESLKILRVQHSIDTEDAAQKIMANFGRISAETKPIVLCFDQLDNIARLNDGAIDLQSLFSVNSAIHNQKFKNFLVLISIITDTWRQNAFRIQATDRDRLDREIQLKQINLYQAESLWASRLYALHRKSATQPPTNLYPLDREILEEKFPGGKTRPRNVLILGRQLFQDRKLEFMRQDAAADGTAIASISALAPSTSEPDSDRDDSQVSSLPSIDAIATFKLVWLKKFKQTESRITRIRQFSSPELMAMLAETLDALNIAEVRPRLLDSRTYASYSLSYLDPRGDRRVGVVWSEDLNLTKFCNLMKLCQEAIEQKHCDSLYLIRAEQIGNPNNMGYKIHAQIFADPAHHHLVPDLDSVHYLATYHGLVNDAYSGDLVVGDRTPNIDELKQLIQTSNLLVDCPLLDALGAVRRPLLTEENKHEWQPIEDFLLNRAIDQQCMARQRLLQEALGQFSRIDEAQINQLIEQLCDRQNPIAILNPQAKLDDQLVYVIRD; this comes from the coding sequence GTGGCATCCATCGAACAAGTTATTCAACGCGAAACCAATCCCTTCGACGCGGAAACCTTTTGGTCCGGTAATTTTTGGCAAGAAAAACAAAATCCGACTTTTACCGTCGAATCCATCCATCAAGAAGCGGTGGAGGCGATCGACCAATTGATTCATTTAATTGCCCAAGATCGTCGCACTCGTACCATTTTGCTCGAAGGAGAAACTGGCTCGGGGAAAACCTATCTCCTCGGTCGCCTCAAACGATTTCTCAACCATAAAGCCTTTTTCGTTTACGTCGAACCGTTTACCGCCAGCGAATATATTTGGCGGCATATTTTACGCTACACCGTCGATAGCTTGCTCGAAGTTCCCGAAGGGGAAGAAGACTCTCAATTGCTGATTTGGTTGAAGGGATTGTCTCATTTCGAGCATCGCAGTATTTTAGATTTGATTCGCGGCGATCGCCAGCTTTTCATCCGTCACCTGCGCGATACTTACTCCACCGGAATTTATAACGCCAACGAGTTTTTTGGCGTCCTCTACGACCTCACTAATCCCAAACTGTCCCGACTCGCCTGCGAGTGGTTGCGCGGCGACGACCTCGACGAGGAAAGTTTGAAAATCCTGCGCGTCCAACATTCGATCGATACCGAAGATGCCGCCCAGAAAATTATGGCGAACTTCGGCAGAATTTCCGCCGAAACTAAGCCGATCGTTCTCTGTTTCGACCAATTAGATAATATCGCTCGCTTGAATGACGGCGCGATCGACTTGCAAAGTTTATTCAGTGTCAATTCGGCGATTCACAATCAAAAGTTTAAAAACTTTTTAGTTTTAATTAGTATTATTACCGATACCTGGCGGCAAAATGCATTTCGCATTCAAGCCACCGACCGCGATCGCCTCGATCGCGAAATTCAACTCAAACAAATTAATCTCTATCAAGCCGAGTCCTTGTGGGCCAGCCGCCTCTATGCCTTACACCGCAAATCGGCGACCCAACCCCCGACGAATTTATATCCCCTCGATCGCGAAATCTTAGAAGAAAAGTTTCCCGGCGGTAAAACTAGACCGAGAAATGTACTCATTTTGGGTCGCCAACTATTTCAGGATCGAAAGTTAGAATTTATGCGGCAAGACGCCGCCGCCGACGGGACGGCGATCGCCTCGATTTCGGCTTTGGCTCCAAGCACGAGTGAGCCGGACTCCGACCGCGATGATTCCCAAGTTTCTTCGCTTCCGAGTATCGACGCGATCGCTACGTTTAAATTAGTTTGGTTGAAAAAGTTTAAGCAAACCGAAAGTCGAATTACCCGGATCCGTCAGTTCTCTTCCCCCGAACTGATGGCGATGCTGGCCGAAACTTTAGATGCCCTCAATATCGCCGAAGTTCGACCGCGATTGTTGGACAGTCGCACTTATGCCAGTTATTCCCTCAGTTATCTCGATCCTCGCGGCGATCGTCGCGTTGGCGTCGTTTGGAGTGAAGATCTTAACTTGACTAAGTTTTGTAATTTGATGAAACTCTGTCAGGAAGCGATCGAACAAAAACACTGCGATTCTCTCTACCTCATTCGTGCGGAACAAATCGGCAATCCTAATAATATGGGCTATAAAATTCACGCCCAAATTTTCGCCGATCCCGCTCACCACCATCTCGTCCCCGACCTCGACTCGGTTCACTATCTCGCCACCTATCACGGCTTGGTGAACGATGCTTATTCTGGGGATTTGGTCGTCGGCGATCGCACCCCCAATATCGACGAACTCAAACAACTGATTCAGACTTCAAATCTCTTGGTCGATTGCCCCTTACTCGATGCATTGGGTGCCGTTCGTCGCCCTCTTTTAACTGAGGAAAATAAACACGAATGGCAACCGATAGAAGACTTTTTACTCAATCGCGCGATCGACCAGCAGTGTATGGCGCGTCAGCGTCTTTTACAAGAAGCCCTCGGCCAATTTAGCCGCATTGACGAAGCACAAATTAATCAGTTAATCGAACAGTTGTGCGATCGCCAAAATCCGATTGCCATACTCAATCCCCAAGCTAAATTAGACGACCAACTCGTTTATGTTATCCGCGATTGA